Proteins from a genomic interval of Rhodothermus marinus:
- a CDS encoding NADH-quinone oxidoreductase subunit C, with protein sequence MAEQTGNERPKTPEALKFYFTPVDPPRGDELNPHAKASTYVPEVVEALKERFGDVIEEVELYAGEHTVRVRADKIVEVCRFLKEEQGFNYLADLGGIDRFTDEGRFEVFYNLVSIERRKRIRLKVRVEEDNPVVPSVTSVYRAANWNERECYDMFGIRFEGHPDLRRMYMPEDFEYHPLRKEFPLLGIPGSLPLPPQTPGGPLTRDPFPRAHGYVPPPGFEEPPAEDEEVSEH encoded by the coding sequence ATGGCCGAACAGACCGGAAACGAACGTCCGAAAACGCCCGAGGCGCTGAAGTTCTACTTCACGCCCGTCGATCCGCCCCGTGGGGATGAACTGAACCCCCACGCCAAGGCGAGCACCTACGTGCCCGAGGTGGTGGAAGCCCTGAAGGAGCGCTTTGGCGACGTGATCGAAGAAGTGGAGCTGTACGCGGGCGAGCATACAGTGCGCGTCCGCGCCGACAAGATCGTCGAGGTGTGCCGTTTCCTGAAGGAGGAACAGGGCTTCAACTACCTGGCCGACCTGGGCGGCATCGACCGCTTCACCGACGAGGGGCGCTTCGAGGTGTTCTACAACCTGGTTTCTATCGAGCGGCGCAAGCGCATCCGTCTGAAGGTGCGCGTCGAGGAAGACAACCCGGTGGTGCCTTCGGTGACGTCCGTCTACCGGGCGGCCAACTGGAACGAGCGCGAATGCTACGACATGTTCGGCATTCGCTTCGAAGGGCACCCGGACCTGCGGCGGATGTACATGCCGGAGGACTTCGAGTACCATCCGCTCCGCAAAGAATTTCCGCTGCTGGGCATCCCGGGCTCTCTGCCCCTGCCGCCCCAGACGCCGGGGGGTCCGCTGACGCGCGACCCATTCCCACGGGCGCACGGCTACGTACCGCCGCCGGGCTTCGAGGAGCCTCCGGCCGAAGACGAGGAAGTCTCCGAGCATTGA
- a CDS encoding NADH-quinone oxidoreductase subunit A, with product MLTDFLPLFIMIVLAAGLAFSLLKLAEILGPHRPNPIKRMPYESGMDPVGTARERYTVKFYLVAMIFIVFDVEIVFLYPWAVSYRDFLEAGAGLGVLAVVVFFLIILAVGLLYDIKKGGLEFD from the coding sequence ATGCTGACCGATTTTCTTCCGCTGTTTATCATGATCGTGCTGGCCGCCGGGCTGGCCTTTTCACTACTCAAGCTGGCCGAAATCCTGGGGCCGCACCGTCCCAACCCCATCAAGCGCATGCCCTACGAAAGCGGCATGGACCCGGTGGGGACGGCCCGCGAGCGCTACACGGTGAAGTTCTATCTGGTGGCCATGATCTTCATCGTGTTCGACGTGGAGATCGTTTTCCTGTACCCGTGGGCCGTCAGTTACCGGGATTTTCTGGAGGCCGGTGCGGGTCTGGGCGTGCTGGCGGTCGTTGTGTTTTTCCTGATCATTCTGGCCGTCGGCCTGCTCTACGACATCAAAAAGGGCGGGCTGGAGTTCGACTGA
- a CDS encoding NADH-quinone oxidoreductase subunit B, producing the protein MLDLREGFLTTRLDVLLNWARSNSLMPMPMGLACCAIEMMAFAGPKYDVARFGSEAMRFSPRQADLMIVAGWCTYKMAHAIRRIWDQMPDPKWCIAMGACASTGGMHRCYGVVQGVDNFLPVDVYIPGCPPRPEAVLHALMDIQEKIRNEYSVALDYAKGEPRPPAPPARPHVLSPEGDEPVAREVLHRPLKST; encoded by the coding sequence ATGCTGGATCTTCGTGAAGGGTTTCTGACAACGCGGCTGGACGTGCTGCTGAACTGGGCGCGCTCCAATTCGCTCATGCCCATGCCGATGGGCCTGGCCTGCTGCGCCATCGAGATGATGGCCTTTGCGGGGCCCAAGTACGACGTGGCCCGCTTCGGGAGCGAGGCCATGCGCTTTTCGCCCCGTCAGGCCGACCTGATGATCGTGGCGGGCTGGTGCACCTACAAGATGGCCCACGCCATTCGCCGGATCTGGGACCAGATGCCCGATCCGAAGTGGTGCATTGCCATGGGTGCCTGTGCGTCGACGGGCGGCATGCACCGCTGCTACGGCGTGGTGCAGGGCGTCGACAACTTCCTGCCGGTCGACGTCTACATTCCGGGCTGCCCGCCCCGTCCGGAGGCCGTCCTGCACGCGCTGATGGATATTCAGGAGAAGATTCGTAATGAGTATTCGGTGGCGCTGGATTACGCGAAAGGCGAGCCGCGTCCGCCCGCCCCACCGGCGCGGCCGCACGTCCTGTCGCCGGAAGGAGACGAGCCGGTGGCACGCGAAGTATTGCACCGGCCGCTGAAGTCGACCTGA